TGGCCGTGAAAGCGCCGCTGCGCGTGTTGAAGGAAATCTGTTCGACGCTGACCGTCGGCTCCTCGCCCTCGGCGACCTGGATGCCTGCCATGCCGTTTGTGAAGTCGACCTGAAGCCGGGCGGCGGAGGGAAGGCTCGAAGAGCGCGTTTCAACGGCGGCAGCGACGGCAGCGGCAATGTCCTCGTCGCTGACGGCAACGCCGGTGCGCGCGACCGCGACATGGGTAAGGCCTGCATCGTTGCGCCACTCGATACCGTTGCGGCGCGCGGCAAGCGAAATGCGCGAGACGGTGATCTCGCCGCGAAGGCCGGGCGCGGGCGCATTGGCGACAGCGACGGAAGCGGCGTTGCCCGCATCATCGAAGAGATCGCCGAGCGTGACGACCGGCCCTGCGACGGTGATGGCGGGGCGAAGTTCGGCCGCCTGCGCGACAGAGGCGAAAGCGAGAAGGGCGGCGGCGAGGGAAAGGATACGCGACAACATCTCTCAGCCCTTATTTCATGTTCGAGGTGACGGACATCATCTCGTCCGAGGCGGTGATGATCTTGGCATTCATCTCATATGCACGCTGGGCGGTGATGAGCGAGGTGATTTCGCTGACCGCGTTCACGTTCGAGGTTTCGAGGAAACCCTGAAGCACGCTGCCGAGACCGTCATTGCCGGGTGTGCCGATGGTCGGCGCGCCGCTGGCAGGCGTTTCCGCGAAGAGATTGCCGCCGAGAGGATCGAGGCCGCCTTCATTGGCGAAGGCGACGAGTTCCATCTGGCCGACGATCTGCGGCGCGGTCTGGCCGGGAATGGCGACCTGCACCTGGCCGTCGGCGCTGATGGCAATGTCGGTCGCCTCCGGCGGAATGGTGATGCCGGGGGCGAGCGTATAGCCGTCGGCGGTGATGAGCTGTCCGTCGGGGCCGATGTCGAAGGTGCCGGCGCGGGTATAGGCGTCGTCGCCGCTCGGCAATTCGATGCGGAAATAGCCGCGGCCCTGAATGGCGACGTCGAGCTTGTTTTCCGTGTTGTTCATGTTGCCCTGGGTCATGATGCGGTTGACCGCAGCCGTCTTGACGCCGAGGCCGACCTGCACGCCGGAGGGGACGATGGTGCCCGCATCCGACGAGTTCGCGCCGACGCGCCGCAGGTTCTGATAGAGCAGATCCTGGAATTCGGCGCGGCCGCGCTTGAAGCCGGTGGTGCTCATGTTGGCGATGTTGTTCGAGATCACCTCGACATTGAGCTGCTGGGCCATCATGCCTGTGGCGGCGATGCTGAGCGACTGCATGGACTTTCTTCCTTACTTGCGGGCCGGCCTTACGCCGCCGCTCCGAGATCCTGAATGGCTTTGCGGCGCATCTGGTCCGCCTGGTCGATAAGCTTCTGTGCGCTTGCGTAGGAGCGCGTAACCTCGATCATGTTGGTCATTTCGAGGATGGGATTGACGTTCGACCCTTCGAGCGCGCCCTGCACGAGCCTGATGTTTTCAGCCGGGACTTCTTCCTGCGCGGTGCTCAGGAGGCTGTTGCCGGCCTTTCTCATTTCCTGCTGGTTTTCGAAGGTGACGATGGCGAGCTTGCCGCGCAGGCCGCGATCGCTGGAGATCGTGCCGTCACGGGCAATGGTGATGCCGATTTCGTCGCGGGCGAAGGTGATGGGTGTGCCGGCATCGGTGAGGATCGGGTCGCCGTTCGAGGTTACGAGCTGGCCGTCGGCGTCGAGCTGGAAGTTGCCGTTGCGCGTATAGAGGACGCCCTGGCCGGTTTCGACGCGGAAAAAGCCTTCGCCGGTGATTGCCACATCGAAGGGGTTGCCGGTCGTCTGGAGCGCGCCGTCGCGGAGATTGCGGTGCTGGCCGACATCCTGGACGAAACGGATGGTGCTGTCGGGGCTGTCTTCGGAAGCGTCCTTCGCCAGAAACTCCTCGAACAGCATCGCTTCCGACTTGTAAGCGGTCGTGTTCATGTTCGCGATGTTGTTCGCGATGGTCGCCATTTCGCGCGACATCGCCATCTGGCGCGAAAGACCTATGAGAAGAGCGTTTTCCATGTCGAAGCCGGCGTCCGGTTGAATTCCTGGCGCAAGCATGGCGCCGCTCGCAGATGTGCAGGGGCTGTGCCACTCTGAAAATCAAATAAAATCAATGGCTTGTGTTGTGCCCTGGGGCTTGCGGGGTGGCTCGCGGAAGGCTTTACCGGGCAGTTTCTGCCGGATGCGGCGGCGAAGCGGGCGGGGAGGCAGACATATTCTATTAAGACAACTACACGAGAGCGCCATCCGCCAACGCTTCGTTAACCAAAGTCGGCGAGCATCCGGTTGTAGCGGCAAATATGCCGCGCGCTTGCGGCGCCGGATGACATCCGGTGCCGGTTTCAGCTGGGGTATTTCAAATGGCAGCAGTCGACGCTGACATCTCCGAAGACGAGGAAGACGCCTCCGCACCGCCGGCGAAGCGCCGGCTCGCGGGCAAGGTGCTGGTGCTCTATGTCGTGCTGCCGGTTCTGCTTCTGGTGGGCGCGGGCGTGGGCGTCTACATGTCCGGCATTCTGGGCGGCACTTCCGAAGAGGAACATGCGGTCGTGGCCGCACCCGCACCTGTCTTTTACGATCTCCCCGACTTTCTCGTAAATCTCAGCGGGCCGCCGCCGCAACATTACCTGAAGCTTCGCGTCGCACTCGAAGTGCCGAGCAAGGAAACCGTTGCGCGTCTCGAAGCGGAGATGCCGCGCGTGCTCGACGGTTTTCAGACATTCCTGCGCGAGTTGCGCCCGGAAGATCTCGAAGGATCGCAGGGCATGCTCAACCTCAAGGAAGAGCTCATGCGCCGCCTGGCGCTCGCCACGCAGGAGCCGCTGGTGACGGACGTGCTCTTCAAGGAAATCATCGTTCAATAAGCAGCAGAAGGCGCGGGAACAGATTACATGACCGCCACCGATCTTCAGGAACAAGGACAGGAAGCGCTCGCCGCCGCCGCGGAGGCCGCGACGAAGGCGCCTGAGCGCGTGCTCAACCAGGACGAGATCGACAGCCTGCTGGGCTTCGAGCTCGACGGCGATTCCACGCCGGAACGGCATGGCATCGATGCCATCGTCAATTCGGCGCTGGTCTCCTATGAACGCCTGCCGATGCTTGAAATCGTGTTCGACAGGCTTGTCCGCCTGATGACGGTTTCGCTGCGTAACTTCACATCCGACAACGTCGAAGTGTCGCTCGACAATGTGTCGTCCATTCGCTTCGGCGATTACCTCAATTCCATTCCGTTGCCCGCCATTCTTGCGGTTTTCCGCGCGAAGCAGTGGGACAATTACGGGATGTTCACGGTCGACTCGAACCTGATCTATTCGATCGTCGACGTGCTGCTCGGCGGACGGCGCGGCACGGCAGCCATGCGGATCGAAGGGCGGCCCTATACGACCATCGAACTCAATCTCGTCCAGCGCATGATCGAAGTGGTGCTGCAGGACGTGCAGTCGGCTTTCGAGCCGCTGTCGCCGGTGACGCTCGAACTCGACCGGATGGAAACCAATCCGCGCTTCGCGGCCATTGCGCGGCCTGCAAACGCCGCCATTCTCGTGAAGCTGCGCGTCGACATGGAAGACCGCGGCGGCCGCATCGAGCTGCTGCTACCTTATGCGACGCTCGAACCGATCCGCGAGCTGCTGTTGCAGATGTTCATGGGCGAGAAATTCGGCCGGGACACGATCTGGGAAAGCCATCTCGCGACGGAGTTGTGGGCGACGAAAGTGCCGCTGGAGGCGGTGCTCGACGAACAACAGCTTTCGCTGCGCGAAGTGATGGATTTCCGCGTCGGACAGACGCTGATGCTCAATAGCGGGCCGGAGGGCGCGATCGACCTGCGCTGCGGCGGCGTGCGCCTCGGCAAGGGCAAGATGGGCCGGGTCGGCAATCATGTCGCCGTGCGCGTGGAGCAGGCGATAAAGAATGCGCGGCGCGCCGTTCTCGCCGCCGCGCCCGATGCGGCGGCGCCCTCGGTGCCGCTTGAACTTCATGCACCCGCAGTCAAGCCCGGAGGAGCTGGGAAATGACGCCAGATCTGCCGCTCGGGGTATTCCTCGAGATCATCGTTTGCGTGTTTCTCGCGGCCACGATCGCCTATTGCGCGATGCTCGACCGGCGGTTGCGCGCCATGCGCTCCGGCCAGGACGGATTGCGCGACCTTGTTCGCGAACTCAACGTGGCGACGCAGCGCGCGGTAACGGCCATCGACGGGTTGAAGCAGGCAAGCGCCGCGACGAACGACGAACTGGGCGAACGGGTGCGGACAGGGCGCATTCTTGCCGACGAACTGACATTGATGATCGAAGCGGGAAACAGCATCGCGGAACGGCTTGGACATGGCGACCGCCCGGCTTTGCCGCGCGCGCCGTCGCCTTCGGCCACTTTCCAGCCCGGCAACGGACCGCGTTCGACGCCGGTGCCCAAACCCGCCTCCGGCCGCGACTCGGCCACGGCCGCGCGTGCCGCCCACCAGCTTCTGGATGCGCTGAAGCGCAGCCGCTGAGACACAGGAACAGGCCTAACGCATATGCTCGACCGTCTCCGCCTTTTGCCGACCGTCATCCTCTGCGCCTCGCTGCTGCTGGTGCTGAAACTCGCCGAAGTGGCGACGGGTGGTGAAAGCACGGCATCGCTCGGGGCCATCTCGGTTGCTCATGCGAATGCGCCCGAACCGGAGCCGGCGGAAGAGCCGAAAGCGGAAGCCGAGGCCGAGGCCGAGGCCGAGGCCGGAACAGCGGCGGAGGGTGAGGCGGAAACGGCCGGCATGCAGCCGGAAGCCGCAGCTGCGGAAGAAGCGGCGCCGCGGCTGAGCAAATCCGAAATTTCCGTCCTCGAAAGCCTCGCCGAGCGCCGCAAGGAGCTCGACAGCCGCGCCGAAGGTCTCGACACGCGGGAGCGGCTGCTGGCCGCCGCCGAAAAGCGCGTGGAGGAGCGGGTCGCCGAGCTGAAGGAAATCGAGGCGCGGATCAACCAGCAGATCAGCCGCCAGGATGCCGAGGGCGAAGAGCGGCTGGCCGGGCTCGTGTCGATGTATGAAACGATGAAGCCGAAGGATGCCGCGCGCATTTTCGAGCGGCTCGACATGGGCGTGCTGCTCGACGTGGTCAAGCGGATGCAGCCGCGCAAGATGGCCGCCGTGCTCGCGGCGATGGATCCCGTTGTGGCACAGGATCTGACGGTAGAACTTGCGGTGGGCGACCGGCTGAACGTGGCGCCCGCAGCCTCCGAGGACGAGATGCCGCAGGCAACACCGGAAGCGGCGCTGGCACCTGCGCAAAAAGCCAGCTAATCCGCGAAAATACGGTTCGGCCTTAAATCCCACTTAACCGACAGCCCCATAAACTGCGGGTCATGCGCGGCAGAAAGCCGTTGCGAGCCAGCAGAAGCTTCAGGGGCATACCGGGCGTGAACCGAATCCACCCACATATCGCGCGACACAGCGGGGTCGGAAGGCCGCGCCATTTTCTCATGGGAATGGCCGCCCTGCTGCTGATGCTCGCTGCCTTCGTTCCCGACGCGCGGGCGGAAGCCATGCGCGTTGCGCTGAGCGAGAAGGATGGCTACGGCCGAATGGTCTTCACCGCGCCGGGCGGGGAGCCCAGCGTTCGCGCTTCCATCAGTTCAGGCGTTCTGGTGATCGCGTTCGGCAAGGCGAGCGGGCTCGATCCGGATCTCTTCCTGCGGACCATGCCGCGCTATTTCGCAATGGTGCGGCAGGATGGCAATGAAAGCACCTTGCGGTTCGCTCTTACGACCGAGTTCCGGCTTGATGTCAAAAAGGCCGAGAACGCCGTTTACGTAGACCTGTTGCCGCCGGACTGGGCGGGCGAGGCGCCGCCCTTGCCGGCCGATGTGGTCGCGCGTGTCGCGGCTGCGGAAGAGGCGAAACAGAAGGCGGAAGAAGCCGCGCGACTAGCGAAGGCGCAGGGCATCGTCGAGCCCGATGCGCCGCCGCCGGGCCTTGCCGTGCGCGTGGTTGCGCGCGATGGCATGACGCGGCTCGTCTTCGACTGGAACCAGCCGGTGCTTTACTCGCTGGTGCAGCGGCAGGGGCTCGCAACCATCACATTCGATCGCACGGCAAAGGTCGACCTGTCGTCGCTCCGTGTCGATCCGCCGCCTTATCTCAGCCATGCCAGCGCGACCGAACATGACGGACGCCTCGCCGTGATCCTGACGTTGAAGCCCGGCGTGAGTATCGCCGACTTCCGCGAGGATATGGGCGTGGTGCTGGACCTGAAGCCCGCGCAGGGCGGCATCGAGGATGAAGCGAAAGCCGCAGCCGCGGCATTGACGGATGAGAAGAAGGCGCCCGCGCCGAGGGACATCAGGCCTGAGACCGCGCGGGGAGCGGAAGAGCCGGCCGCCACGGCGGAGGCGCCGGAAGATGTTCCGCCGGCGGAAGAGATGGCGGCGGCGCCGGGGAAGACGAATGCGATGCCGCAAGGCGGGCGGCCTGAAGGAAAGGCCGTCGTCCGCATTCAGCCGGGGCGCAGCGGCATGGATGTCATTGTCGCATGGCCGGAGCCTGTCGGCGCGGCGGTCTTCGAGCGGGCGGGGCGGCTGTGGGCGGTGTTCGATGCCGCGCTGCCGATGGATATTTCCGGGATCGAGGCGGAAACGTCCGGTCCCTTCGGCGCGCCGGAAGTAGTGCGTTTCGAGGGAGGAACGGCGCTGGTGCTGCCGCTCCGCGAGCGGGTGCTTGTGGGCGCCATCGAGGAAGGCGCGTCCTGGCGGATATCGGCGGGCGAGACGCTGACGACGACGGGGCGGCCGATTGCGACTTCGCGGGACTGGCGGGACGACGGGCGGGGCAGCGTGACATTCGATTTCGCCGGCGCGCGGCGCATTCTGACGGTGGGCGACCCGCTGGTGCGCGACACGATCGTTGTTGCGACGGCGCGCGGTCCGGTGCAATCGCTGCAGACGGCGCGCAGCTATGTCGAATTCCAGGCATTGCAGACGGCGCAGGGGATCGCCATCGTGCCCGTGGCCGACGATGTGAATGTCGCGGCGGCGCCGGACAATGTGCTCGTGTCGCGGCGTGAGGGGCTGACACTCTCCGCCGACGATCACCGGGACGGGAGCGGCGATAGCGAAAGCGCGTCCGTTGCGTCGGTGCCGGTGACGTCGCTGATGAATTTCGAGGAATGGCGCAAGGCGCCGGGCGAGACGTTCACGGAACGGCGCCAGCATTATCTTTCGCGTTTCGTGCAGGCGCAGGCGCATGAGCTCGGCAAGCTGCGGTTCGAATATGGGCGGTTCCTGTTGGCCTATGGGCTCGCACCGGAAGCACGCTCCATGCTCGAAAAGGCGGCGGAGGCGAATACGCGCTATGGGATCGACCCGACTTACCGCGCGGTGAAGGGCGTGGCGGGCGTGATGAGCGGACGCTATGTGGACGCGATCAACGATCTCTCCTCCACCGGCCTCGAGAACGCGCCCCATGCGGCGGTCTGGCGCGGGCTCGCGCGGACGGAGCTCGGGCATTGGGAAGCGGCGCGGGCGCAGTTCGGCCTGGCCGGTGCGGTCATAGACGCTTTCGACGACGATCTGCGGACGCTGTTCCGGTCGCGGGCGGCGAAGGCGTCGCTGAGGGGCGGCGATCTGGCCGCCGCGCAGCATTACGCGGAAGGGTTTCCCGCAGCGCCCCCCGGAAAACAGGCCAAAGCCGAAATCCTGCTCGTGAATGCGATGATCGCGGATGCGCGAGGCGGGAAGGAAGAGGCGGTCAGGCGCTATGAGGCGGCCATCGCAAACGGCTATCCGCCGGTTGCGGCGCGGGCCCGTTTCGGCAAGGCGGTGCTGCTTCACAAGGCGGGCGAGCTCGACGACGAGGCTTATGCGAAAGAGCTCGAGTCGCTGCGTTTCGCGTGGCGCGGCGACGATCTGGAACTCGATGTGCTGACGCAACTGGCGGCGCTGCGGCTGGAGCAAGGCGAGATCGCGGATGCGCTGAAGCTCATGCAGATCGCGACGGCGAATTATCCGGACAGCGACGAAGCGCACCGGATGAACATGCGCATGTCGGACATCTTCGCCGATTATTTCCTGAGCGAGAAGGCGAACGAGATGCCGCCGGTGCAGGCGCTCGCCTTTTTCGATGCCTTCAAGGAATTGACGCCCATCGGAAGCAAGGGCGACGAGATGATCCGCCACCTGGCGGAACGCCTGGTTGCGGTCGATCTCCTGCCGCAAGCCGAACATCTGCTCGATTATCAGGTGGCAAACCGGCTGCATGGCGGCATCGCCAAGGCGCAGGTCGCGGCACGGCTTGCGGCTATCTACCTTCTCGACCAGAAGGCCGACCGGGCGCTGGCGGCGCTTCGGGCGACGAAGCAGAACCTGCTGCCGGAGGCCCTGGCGGAGCGGCGGCGTTTGCTCGAAGCGCGCGCCCTGGCGGACCTCAAGCAATATGACAATGCGCTCGATCTACTGGAGGAGAAGACGGACGATCTCTCCGTGCGGCTGCGGGTCGATGTGCTGTGGGACAGCGGCCGCTGGCAGGATGCCGGACCGGCAATCGAGGCCCTTCTCGGCGACGCATGGAAGACGGAGGAGCCGCTGTCCGATGAGATGCGGCTTCTGGTGATGCGTGGCGCCATTGCCTATTCGCTCGCCGGAGAGGAGGGCGGTCTCTCGCGGCTGAGGACGAAATTCGGTGAGGCGATGGCGGCGAGCCCGGATGCGAGCGCCTTTGCGATCGTGTCGGATCCGATCGTGCAGCAAGGCGTCGCCTTCCGCGAGATGGCAAGCCGCATCGCATCGATCGATACGCTCGACCGGTTTCTCGCTTCGCTGAAAACGGACGACGCGACGGTGCTGAACTAGGTCCCGAAGCTCTGGACGAGGCTTCCCGCGATCAGCGACCAGCCATCCACAAGCACGAAGAAGATGAGCTTGAACGGCAGTGAGATGATCACCGGCGGCAGCATCATCATGCCCATCGACATCAGCACCGAGGCGACAACCATGTCGATGACGATGAAGGGCAGGAAGACGAGGAAGCCGATCTCGAAGGCGCGGCGAAGCTCGCTGATCATGAAGGCGGGAACGATCACCTGAAGGCCGATATCGGTTGCTTCCTCGGGCTGCTCGGTCTGTGAGAGGTCCACGAAAAGCTGCAGGTCCTGCTTGCGCACCTGGGAGAGCATGAAGGTCTTGAAAGGAACGCTCGACCGCTCGAAGGCTTCCGCCGTCTCGATCTGCTGGTTCATCAAGGGCTCGATGCCTTCATTGTATGCCGTCGTGAAAGTCGGCGTCATGACGAAGGCGGTGAGGAAAAGCGCGAGGCTGACCAGCACGGCATTGGGCGGCGACTGTTGCATGCCGAGCGCCGTGCGCAGAAGGCTGAGCACCACGATGATGCGGACGAAGGACGTCACCATGATCAGGATCGAGGGTGCGAGGCTGAGCACCGTGACCAGGGCGACGATCTGAACGATGTGATCGGTCAGGCCGAGATTGTCGGACAGATCCACCTGGATCGCCTGCGCAAAGGCGGGCTGTGCGACGCCGAAGCTCAGCAGGACGAGCGCGAGCGCGGGCAGGAACTTGCAAAGGGTACGGATCACGCGCGGCGCTCCCTGATGAAATCGACAATGCGCTGGAACTGGGCGGCGGGGCGCTCGAACGGCAGAACGGGCGCGGCCTCGGCGGGCGCAACCTCTGCCGGCACGGGCGCTTCGATGCCGGTTTCGACGAGAAGCGGATGGTCGCCGCCCGTCAGAAGAAGATGTTCCTTGCCATCGCGGCGAATGAGCACGAGACGATGCTTCGGATCGATCTGCTTTACCTCGACGATGCCGAGGCGGCGCTGCGAACCCGGCGCCGTGACGCCACCCGGCACAAGGCCGAAACGCTTCGCCAGAACCGCGCAAAGGCCGATCAGGCCGATGATAAAAGCAAGCGCGGCGACGAACCGGAAGATTTCCGAGAAGTCCATTTTGGATTGCATCCCCACCAAAGAGCGGCCGCCCGGCACGCCCTGTCATGGGAAGAATTTGCCGCGTCAGGCTTAATGCCGGGTTAAGGGCAAGCGTTTCCGCGCATTTCTCTGGTTACCGATTTATGAACGCACTAGAACCATTTTGCCGCGTTAGCATGATCTTAACTCTCCAGAGCAAGACTCCGGGTTGCCGCCAAGAAATGCGTGGCTTCGGATCCGGACGTTCAAGCACTCAGAATGAGAGCGCGATGAGCCGGTCGCGGGGGCACGCGGGCTAATGGCAATCGGCGATCTTCCCATCTTCGACATGATGAAGCAGCGGCTGCACTGGCTGACAGCGCGCCAGCAGGTGCTTGCGCAGAACGTCGCCAATTCCGACACGCCGGGCTATGCCGCGAAGGATCTGAAGGAACTCGATTTCGGCGCGCTGGTGAAGCGCAGCGGCCCCTCATTGACGCCGGTAGCGACGCAGGGCGGACATATCGGCAGCCCGGTTTCCGGCCATGGCAATTTTTTCCGTCCGGGGCAGTCCACGGGCGGGCAGGTGGTGAAGAAGGCGGATTTCGAAACCTCGCCGAGCGGCAATTCGGTCGTGCTTGAAGAACAGATGATCAAGGTCGCCGAGACGCAGATGGATTACCAGACCGTGACGGGGCTCTATTCGAAGAGCCTCGGCCTCATCAGGATCGCGCTCGGCCGTAGCTGAGCCGCGCTGAAAGGAATATCGAACATGAGCGCCATGGACCTGATCAAATCGATGATGGTGGCAGCTTCCGGCCTCAAGGCCCAGAGCGGCCGCATGCGCGTGATCGCGGAAAACATCGCCAACGCGGATTCGACCTCGCGCGTGGCGGGCGGCGATCCCTATCGCCGCAAGATCGTAACCTTCGAGGACAAGCTCAACCGGGAGATCGGCGCCAATACCGTGTCGCTCGGCCGGCCGGTCCTCGACAAGACCGAATTTCAGCTCAAATACATGCCGGGCCATCCGGCCGCGGACGAGGCGGGCTACGTCAAAATGCCGAATGTCAACGGCATGGTGGAGGCGATGGACATGCGCGAGGCGCAGCGTTCCTACGAGGCCAACCTCAATCTCATTCAGGCGTCGCGCCGCATGATCTCTCAGACAATCGACATTCTGCGGAAGTGACGGGAGCTAGACCATGACCACCATACCGGCATCCACAGCTCTCAACGCCTATGCCCGCGCCGCGGGAATGGGCGGCGGCGCGCAGTCGCCGCAGACGGGCGGGCTCAAGGAAGCAGGCGGCGGCTTCGGCGACATGCTGAAGCAGGCGCTCGACGAGACGGTTGAAACGTCGAAATCCGGCGAAATGAAAATGGCGGCCCTGACCGGCACCCGCGACGGCAACATCGTCGATGTGGTGACGGCGGTCGCGGAAGCGGAAACCACCTTGCAGACGGTCGTGACCGTTCGCGACAAGGTGATCGCCGCCTATCAGGAAATCTTGAGGATGCCGATCTGAAAAAGATCGCAGCTGGGCAGGGCAGAACAGAGTATGAGCGGACCTGAAGTTCTCGATCTCGCGCGACAGGCGATTTACGTGCAGTTGATCGTGTCGGCGCCGATGATGGCGGTAGCGTTGCTGGTGGGTCTTGCCATTGCGCTCTTGCAGGCGCTGACGCAGGTGCAGGAAATGACGCTCGTTTTCGTGCCCAAGATCGTCGCGATCTTTCTTACCATGCTGATATCCCTGCCATTCATGGCGCAGGCTCTTTCCGGCTTCATGACCCTGGTCGCCCAGAAGATCGTTACGGGCTGACGGGGCGGGGCCGTTATGATCACCATAGATTTCCTGCCGCAAACGGCCTTCACCTTCATGCTGGTGTTCTCGCGGCTTGCCGCGATGATCATGCTGATGCCCGCGCTTGGCGAGGCGAGCATTCCGGCGCAGGTGCGGCTCATGCTGGCGCTGCTGCTCTCCTTCGTGATGATGCCGCTGGTCGCGGGCAGCTATGGCGCGATCCCGGCAACGGTGCCCGGTCTCGTCTTCATCGTCTGCTCGGAAATCGCCGTCGGCCTGTTTATCGGCACGGCCGCGCGCCTCATCATGAGTGCGCTGCATGTGGCGGGCAACATCATCGCCGCGCAGATGAGCCTTTCCTTCGCGATGAACGTCGATCCCTCGCAGGGCCAGCAGGGCGTGCTGATCGCGAACTTCCTGTCGCTGCTCGGCGTGACGCTTATTTTCGCGACCAATCTCGATCACGTGCTGATCGCGGCGATGCGCGACAGCTATGAACTGTTCAAGCCGGGCGAGCCGATCCCGGTCGGCGATTTCCTGGCGATGGCTGTGAAGATGGTGTCGGGCTCGTTCCGGCTCGGCCTTCAGCTTGCCGCGCCGTTCCTCGTCTTCGGCCTGATCTTCTATCTCGGCATCGGCATTCTTTCGAGGCTGATGCCGCAGATTCAGATTTTCTTCATTGCGATGCCCGCCAACATCGCGCTCGGTTTCATTCTGCTTCTGTTGCTGCTCGGCGCATTGATGACCTGGTTCCTGCAGGGCTTCGAGCAGTATATTTCGATGTTCGTCGGTTAGGCCGGAGAGAGACAGATGGCCGACCAGGACGATTCGGAAAAAACAGAAGAACCAACCCACCGAAAACTAGAGGAAGCCCACAAGAAGGGCGACCTCGTCAAAAGCCAGGAAGTCAGCACCTGGTTTGTGATGATCGGCGGCGCGACGGCGATCGCGCTGATGGCGCCGTCCACGGCATCGTCGCTGATGGGCTCGCTCACCGTTTTTCTCGCACAGCCGGAAACGATCCCGATGGATGCCGAGCATCTGCGGCGGATCTGGCTGAATGTCGGCAGCAGCGCCTTCATGTCGATGATCGGGCCGCTGGCCGTTCTGGTCGGTGCCGCGCTGGTCGGCCACCTGATCCAGCATGCGCCGGTCTTCACCGCCGAAAACATGAAACCGAAACTTTCGAAGATTTCGCCGAAGGAAGGGCTGCAGCGGCTGTTCGGGCCGAAGAGCCTGATGAACCTCGCCAAGGGAATCCTGAAGCTCACCATCGTCGGATCCGTGTCGGTGCTCATCATCTGGCCGGAACGCGACCGGCTGGCATTGATGATGACCTGGGAGATTGCGCAACTTCTGCCGCTGGTGCAGATGCTGGCGCTGAAGATGTTTGCCGGCGTGATCGCGGTCATGACTGTCGTTGCGGCGCTCGACTATCTCTTCGAGCGGATGCAGTGGATGAAGAAGCAGCGCATGTCGATCCAGG
Above is a window of Parvibaculum lavamentivorans DS-1 DNA encoding:
- a CDS encoding tetratricopeptide repeat protein produces the protein MGMAALLLMLAAFVPDARAEAMRVALSEKDGYGRMVFTAPGGEPSVRASISSGVLVIAFGKASGLDPDLFLRTMPRYFAMVRQDGNESTLRFALTTEFRLDVKKAENAVYVDLLPPDWAGEAPPLPADVVARVAAAEEAKQKAEEAARLAKAQGIVEPDAPPPGLAVRVVARDGMTRLVFDWNQPVLYSLVQRQGLATITFDRTAKVDLSSLRVDPPPYLSHASATEHDGRLAVILTLKPGVSIADFREDMGVVLDLKPAQGGIEDEAKAAAAALTDEKKAPAPRDIRPETARGAEEPAATAEAPEDVPPAEEMAAAPGKTNAMPQGGRPEGKAVVRIQPGRSGMDVIVAWPEPVGAAVFERAGRLWAVFDAALPMDISGIEAETSGPFGAPEVVRFEGGTALVLPLRERVLVGAIEEGASWRISAGETLTTTGRPIATSRDWRDDGRGSVTFDFAGARRILTVGDPLVRDTIVVATARGPVQSLQTARSYVEFQALQTAQGIAIVPVADDVNVAAAPDNVLVSRREGLTLSADDHRDGSGDSESASVASVPVTSLMNFEEWRKAPGETFTERRQHYLSRFVQAQAHELGKLRFEYGRFLLAYGLAPEARSMLEKAAEANTRYGIDPTYRAVKGVAGVMSGRYVDAINDLSSTGLENAPHAAVWRGLARTELGHWEAARAQFGLAGAVIDAFDDDLRTLFRSRAAKASLRGGDLAAAQHYAEGFPAAPPGKQAKAEILLVNAMIADARGGKEEAVRRYEAAIANGYPPVAARARFGKAVLLHKAGELDDEAYAKELESLRFAWRGDDLELDVLTQLAALRLEQGEIADALKLMQIATANYPDSDEAHRMNMRMSDIFADYFLSEKANEMPPVQALAFFDAFKELTPIGSKGDEMIRHLAERLVAVDLLPQAEHLLDYQVANRLHGGIAKAQVAARLAAIYLLDQKADRALAALRATKQNLLPEALAERRRLLEARALADLKQYDNALDLLEEKTDDLSVRLRVDVLWDSGRWQDAGPAIEALLGDAWKTEEPLSDEMRLLVMRGAIAYSLAGEEGGLSRLRTKFGEAMAASPDASAFAIVSDPIVQQGVAFREMASRIASIDTLDRFLASLKTDDATVLN
- the fliP gene encoding flagellar type III secretion system pore protein FliP (The bacterial flagellar biogenesis protein FliP forms a type III secretion system (T3SS)-type pore required for flagellar assembly.), with the translated sequence MIRTLCKFLPALALVLLSFGVAQPAFAQAIQVDLSDNLGLTDHIVQIVALVTVLSLAPSILIMVTSFVRIIVVLSLLRTALGMQQSPPNAVLVSLALFLTAFVMTPTFTTAYNEGIEPLMNQQIETAEAFERSSVPFKTFMLSQVRKQDLQLFVDLSQTEQPEEATDIGLQVIVPAFMISELRRAFEIGFLVFLPFIVIDMVVASVLMSMGMMMLPPVIISLPFKLIFFVLVDGWSLIAGSLVQSFGT
- a CDS encoding FliO/MopB family protein, giving the protein MDFSEIFRFVAALAFIIGLIGLCAVLAKRFGLVPGGVTAPGSQRRLGIVEVKQIDPKHRLVLIRRDGKEHLLLTGGDHPLLVETGIEAPVPAEVAPAEAAPVLPFERPAAQFQRIVDFIRERRA
- a CDS encoding flagellar basal body protein; this encodes MAIGDLPIFDMMKQRLHWLTARQQVLAQNVANSDTPGYAAKDLKELDFGALVKRSGPSLTPVATQGGHIGSPVSGHGNFFRPGQSTGGQVVKKADFETSPSGNSVVLEEQMIKVAETQMDYQTVTGLYSKSLGLIRIALGRS
- the flgC gene encoding flagellar basal body rod protein FlgC — encoded protein: MDLIKSMMVAASGLKAQSGRMRVIAENIANADSTSRVAGGDPYRRKIVTFEDKLNREIGANTVSLGRPVLDKTEFQLKYMPGHPAADEAGYVKMPNVNGMVEAMDMREAQRSYEANLNLIQASRRMISQTIDILRK
- the fliE gene encoding flagellar hook-basal body complex protein FliE — encoded protein: MTTIPASTALNAYARAAGMGGGAQSPQTGGLKEAGGGFGDMLKQALDETVETSKSGEMKMAALTGTRDGNIVDVVTAVAEAETTLQTVVTVRDKVIAAYQEILRMPI
- the fliQ gene encoding flagellar biosynthesis protein FliQ; the protein is MSGPEVLDLARQAIYVQLIVSAPMMAVALLVGLAIALLQALTQVQEMTLVFVPKIVAIFLTMLISLPFMAQALSGFMTLVAQKIVTG
- the fliR gene encoding flagellar biosynthetic protein FliR, with protein sequence MITIDFLPQTAFTFMLVFSRLAAMIMLMPALGEASIPAQVRLMLALLLSFVMMPLVAGSYGAIPATVPGLVFIVCSEIAVGLFIGTAARLIMSALHVAGNIIAAQMSLSFAMNVDPSQGQQGVLIANFLSLLGVTLIFATNLDHVLIAAMRDSYELFKPGEPIPVGDFLAMAVKMVSGSFRLGLQLAAPFLVFGLIFYLGIGILSRLMPQIQIFFIAMPANIALGFILLLLLLGALMTWFLQGFEQYISMFVG